In Pseudomonas saudiphocaensis, one DNA window encodes the following:
- a CDS encoding SpoVR family protein, producing the protein MKRHPISTGSEWTFELIRAYDREIGRIAEGYALDTYPNQIEVITAEQMMDAYASVGMPLGYHHWSYGKHFLSTEKSYSRGQMGLAYEIVINSDPCIAYLMEENTITMQALVIAHACYGHNSFFKGNYLFRTWTDAGSIIDYLVFARQYITQCEERHGINAVEDLLDSCHALMNYGVDRYKRPYPISAEEERRRQKEREEHLQKQINDLWRTIPRAPGKDDDGSDDQRFPAEPQENILYFIEKHAPLLEPWQREIVRIVRKIAQYFYPQRQTQVMNEGWATFWHYTLLNDLYDEGLVTDGFMFEFLQSHTSVIFQPGFDSPYYSGINPYTLGFAMYQDIRRICENPTEEDRRWFPDIAGSDWLTTVKFAMQNFKDESFILQFLSPKVIRDLKLFSILDDDHKEELLVPAIHDESGYHTIRELLAAQYNLGNREPNIQVWSVDRRGDRSLTLRHQQHDRKPLGGSTEEVLKHLHRLWGFDVHLHSMQDDIRVATHHMPPRTEAEPEAKFPGVNLAGRH; encoded by the coding sequence ATGAAACGACATCCCATCTCCACCGGTTCGGAATGGACCTTCGAGCTGATCCGTGCCTACGACCGCGAAATCGGGCGGATCGCCGAAGGCTATGCGCTCGACACCTACCCCAACCAGATCGAGGTGATCACCGCCGAGCAGATGATGGACGCCTACGCCTCGGTGGGCATGCCGCTGGGTTATCACCACTGGTCCTACGGCAAGCATTTTCTCAGCACGGAAAAGTCCTACAGCCGTGGCCAAATGGGCCTGGCCTACGAAATCGTGATCAATTCCGACCCCTGCATCGCCTACCTGATGGAAGAGAACACCATCACCATGCAGGCCTTGGTCATCGCCCACGCCTGCTACGGCCACAACAGCTTTTTCAAGGGCAACTACCTGTTCCGCACCTGGACCGACGCCGGTTCGATCATCGACTACCTGGTCTTTGCCCGGCAGTACATCACCCAGTGCGAGGAGCGCCACGGCATCAATGCCGTGGAAGACCTGCTCGACTCCTGCCATGCGCTGATGAACTACGGCGTGGATCGCTATAAGCGCCCCTACCCCATTTCCGCCGAGGAAGAACGCCGCCGCCAGAAGGAGCGTGAAGAGCACCTGCAAAAGCAGATCAACGACCTCTGGCGCACCATTCCCCGCGCGCCCGGCAAGGATGATGACGGGAGCGACGACCAGCGCTTCCCTGCCGAGCCGCAGGAAAACATTCTCTACTTCATCGAAAAACACGCACCGCTGCTCGAACCCTGGCAGCGCGAGATCGTGCGCATCGTGCGCAAGATTGCGCAGTACTTCTACCCCCAGCGCCAAACTCAGGTGATGAACGAAGGCTGGGCCACCTTCTGGCACTACACCCTGCTTAACGACCTCTACGACGAGGGGCTGGTCACCGACGGCTTCATGTTCGAGTTCCTTCAGTCGCACACCAGCGTGATCTTCCAGCCGGGCTTCGACAGCCCGTACTACAGCGGCATCAACCCATACACCCTGGGCTTTGCCATGTACCAGGACATCCGCCGCATCTGCGAGAACCCCACCGAGGAAGATCGCCGCTGGTTCCCGGACATCGCCGGCAGCGACTGGCTGACCACGGTCAAATTCGCCATGCAGAACTTCAAGGACGAGAGCTTCATCCTGCAATTTCTTTCGCCCAAGGTGATCCGCGACCTCAAGCTGTTCAGCATTCTTGACGACGACCACAAGGAAGAACTGCTGGTGCCGGCGATCCATGACGAAAGCGGCTACCACACCATCCGCGAACTGCTGGCCGCGCAATACAACCTCGGCAATCGCGAACCCAACATTCAGGTCTGGAGCGTGGACCGCCGCGGCGATCGTTCGCTGACCCTGCGCCACCAGCAACACGACCGCAAACCCCTCGGCGGGTCTACCGAGGAAGTGCTCAAGCACCTGCATCGTCTCTGGGGCTTCGATGTCCACCTGCACTCCATGCAGGACGACATCCGGGTAGCGACCCACCATATGCCGCCGAGAACCGAAGCAGAGCCGGAGGCCAAGTTTCCCGGGGTAAATCTGGCGGGCAGGCATTGA
- a CDS encoding YeaH/YhbH family protein: MSYVIDRRLNGKNKSTVNRQRFLQRYRGHIKKAVEEAVGRRSITDMEHGEQISIPGRDIDEPVLHHGRGGRQTIVHPGNKEFVAGERIPRPQGGGGGGGAGQASNTGEGMDDFVFQITQEEFLDFMFEDLELPNLVKRHLTGSDTFKTVRAGISNEGNPSRINIVRTLRSAHARRIALSGSSRSKLREAKAELARLRLEEPDNFGDIQAIEEEIERLSARINRVPFLDTFDLKYNLLVKHPNPSSKAVMFCLMDVSGSMTQSTKDIAKRFFILLYLFLKRSYDKIEVVFIRHHTSAKEVDEEEFFYSRETGGTIVSSALKLMQEIMAERYPVNEWNIYAAQASDGDNWNDDSPVCRDILINQIMPFVQYFSYVEITPREHQALWYEYNQVAEAFADSFAQQQLVSAGDIYPVFRELFQRRMAS; the protein is encoded by the coding sequence ATGAGCTATGTGATCGACCGCCGCCTGAACGGCAAGAACAAGAGCACGGTGAACCGTCAGCGGTTCCTGCAGCGTTATCGTGGGCATATCAAGAAGGCGGTGGAGGAAGCCGTCGGACGCCGCTCCATCACCGATATGGAGCATGGCGAGCAGATCAGCATTCCCGGACGCGATATCGACGAGCCGGTGCTTCACCACGGCCGCGGCGGGAGGCAGACCATCGTTCATCCCGGCAACAAGGAGTTCGTTGCCGGTGAGCGCATACCCCGACCCCAGGGAGGCGGCGGCGGAGGTGGTGCCGGGCAGGCCAGCAACACTGGCGAAGGCATGGACGACTTCGTCTTCCAGATCACCCAGGAGGAATTCCTCGATTTCATGTTCGAGGATCTGGAACTGCCGAACCTGGTCAAGCGTCACCTCACCGGCAGCGACACCTTCAAGACGGTACGCGCCGGCATCAGCAACGAAGGCAATCCATCGCGGATCAACATCGTGCGCACCCTGCGTTCGGCCCACGCGCGGCGTATCGCCCTGTCGGGCAGCAGCCGCAGCAAGTTGCGCGAGGCCAAGGCCGAGCTGGCACGACTGCGCCTGGAGGAGCCGGACAATTTCGGCGACATCCAGGCCATCGAGGAAGAAATCGAGCGCCTCAGCGCACGGATCAACCGCGTGCCCTTCCTCGACACCTTCGACCTCAAATACAACCTGCTGGTCAAGCACCCCAACCCCAGCTCAAAGGCGGTGATGTTCTGCCTGATGGACGTTTCCGGCTCCATGACCCAGTCCACCAAAGACATCGCCAAGCGCTTCTTCATCCTGTTGTACCTGTTTCTCAAGCGCAGCTACGACAAGATCGAGGTGGTCTTCATCCGCCACCATACGAGTGCAAAAGAGGTGGACGAGGAGGAGTTCTTCTACTCGCGCGAAACCGGCGGCACCATCGTCTCCAGCGCCCTGAAGCTGATGCAGGAAATCATGGCCGAGCGTTATCCCGTCAACGAGTGGAACATCTACGCGGCCCAGGCCTCGGACGGCGACAACTGGAACGACGACTCACCGGTCTGCCGCGACATTCTGATCAACCAGATCATGCCGTTCGTCCAATACTTCTCCTACGTCGAGATTACCCCGCGCGAACATCAGGCTCTGTGGTACGAATACAACCAGGTGGCCGAAGCCTTTGCCGACTCTTTCGCCCAGCAGCAATTGGTGAGTGCCGGGGATATCTATCCGGTGTTCCGCGAGCTCTTTCAGCGACGCATGGCCAGCTGA
- a CDS encoding PrkA family serine protein kinase: MSIFSHYQQRFETTRQEEYSLQEYLDLCKEDPTTYATAAERLLMAIGEPELIDTSTDSRLSRIFSNKVIRRYPAFSDFHGMEECIDQIVSYFRHAAQGLEEKKQILYLLGPVGGGKSSLAEKLKHLMEKVPFYAIKGSPVFESPLGLFNPAEDAQILEEDYGIPPRYLTSIMSPWATKRLQEFGGDISQFRVVKLYPSILNQIAVAKTEPGDENNQDISALVGKVDIRKLEEFPQNDADAYSYSGALCRANQGLMEFVEMFKAPIKVLHPLLTATQEGNYNSTEGLGAIPYSGILLAHSNESEWHSFRNNKNNEAFIDRIYIVKVPYCLRVTDEIKIYDKLLYNSSLSKAHCAPDTLKMLAQFSVLSRLKEPENSNIYSKMRVYDGENLKDTDPKAKSIQEYRDAAGVDEGMNGLSTRFAFKILSKVFNFDPHEIAANPVHLLYVLEQQIEQEQFPAEVREKYLRFIKEYLAPRYVEFIGKEIQTAYLESYSEYGQNIFDRYVLYADFWIQDQEYRDPETGEILNRMALNEELEKIEKPAGISNPKDFRNEIVNFVLRARANNNGKNPSWLSYEKLRVVIEKKMFSNTEDLLPVISFNAKASKEDQKKHSDFVVRMVERGYTEKQVRLLSEWYLRVRKSQ, encoded by the coding sequence ATGAGCATATTCAGCCATTACCAACAACGATTCGAGACGACCCGCCAGGAGGAGTATTCACTTCAGGAATACCTGGATCTGTGCAAGGAAGACCCCACCACTTACGCCACCGCCGCCGAACGCCTGCTGATGGCCATCGGCGAGCCCGAGCTGATCGACACGTCGACCGACTCGCGTCTGTCGCGAATCTTCTCCAACAAGGTGATCCGCCGCTATCCGGCGTTCAGTGACTTCCATGGAATGGAGGAGTGCATCGATCAGATCGTCTCCTACTTCCGCCACGCCGCGCAGGGGTTGGAGGAGAAGAAACAGATCCTCTACCTGCTTGGCCCGGTGGGTGGCGGCAAGTCCTCCCTGGCCGAGAAACTGAAGCACCTGATGGAGAAGGTGCCCTTTTACGCCATCAAGGGCTCGCCGGTATTCGAGTCGCCGCTGGGGCTGTTCAACCCTGCCGAAGATGCGCAGATCCTCGAAGAGGACTATGGCATTCCGCCGCGCTACCTCACCTCGATCATGTCGCCCTGGGCCACCAAGCGTTTGCAGGAATTCGGCGGCGACATCAGCCAGTTCCGCGTGGTCAAACTCTACCCATCCATCCTTAACCAGATTGCCGTGGCCAAGACCGAGCCGGGTGACGAGAACAACCAGGACATCTCTGCCCTGGTGGGCAAGGTGGATATCCGCAAACTCGAGGAGTTTCCCCAAAACGACGCCGACGCTTACAGCTACTCGGGCGCGCTGTGCCGGGCCAACCAGGGCCTGATGGAATTCGTCGAGATGTTCAAGGCGCCGATCAAGGTGCTGCACCCGTTGCTGACCGCCACCCAGGAAGGCAACTACAACAGCACCGAAGGCCTCGGCGCCATTCCTTACAGCGGCATTCTGCTGGCCCACTCCAACGAATCGGAATGGCACAGCTTTCGCAACAACAAGAACAACGAGGCCTTCATCGACCGTATCTACATCGTCAAGGTGCCCTACTGCCTACGCGTCACGGACGAAATCAAGATCTACGACAAGCTGCTGTACAACAGCTCGCTGTCCAAGGCCCACTGCGCACCGGACACGCTGAAGATGTTGGCACAGTTCAGCGTATTGAGCCGCCTGAAGGAGCCGGAAAACTCCAACATCTACTCCAAAATGCGTGTCTACGATGGCGAAAACCTCAAGGACACCGACCCCAAGGCCAAGTCGATCCAGGAATACCGTGACGCCGCCGGCGTCGATGAAGGCATGAACGGCCTCTCGACCCGCTTTGCCTTCAAGATCCTGTCCAAGGTATTCAACTTCGACCCGCACGAGATCGCCGCCAACCCGGTGCACCTGCTCTACGTGCTGGAACAGCAGATCGAGCAGGAGCAGTTTCCGGCTGAAGTCAGGGAAAAGTACCTGCGCTTCATCAAGGAATACCTGGCGCCGCGCTATGTGGAGTTCATCGGCAAGGAAATCCAGACCGCCTACCTGGAAAGCTACAGCGAGTACGGCCAGAACATTTTCGACCGCTACGTGCTCTATGCCGACTTCTGGATTCAGGATCAGGAATACCGCGACCCCGAGACCGGCGAAATCCTAAACCGCATGGCGCTCAACGAGGAACTGGAGAAGATCGAGAAACCTGCCGGCATCAGCAACCCGAAGGATTTCCGCAACGAAATCGTCAACTTCGTGCTGCGCGCACGGGCCAACAACAACGGCAAGAACCCGTCCTGGCTCAGCTATGAAAAGCTGCGCGTGGTGATCGAGAAGAAAATGTTCTCCAACACCGAGGACCTGCTGCCGGTCATCAGTTTCAACGCCAAGGCCAGCAAGGAAGACCAGAAGAAGCACAGCGACTTCGTGGTGCGCATGGTCGAACGCGGCTACACGGAGAAACAGGTTCGCCTGCTCTCGGAATGGTATCTGCGGGTACGTAAATCGCAGTAG
- the glpE gene encoding thiosulfate sulfurtransferase GlpE, protein MTDFKRISPQQAQALREQGGVVVDIRDAHSYANGHIRGSTHLDNHSLPDFIAAADLDKPLIVTCYHGHSSQSAAAYLINQGFSDVYSLDGGFEIWRHTYPQEVEQGEPT, encoded by the coding sequence ATGACCGACTTCAAGCGCATCTCCCCCCAACAGGCCCAGGCTCTGCGCGAACAGGGCGGCGTTGTGGTAGATATCCGCGACGCGCACAGCTACGCCAACGGGCATATTCGCGGCTCGACTCACCTGGACAATCACTCGCTGCCGGACTTCATCGCCGCAGCCGACCTTGATAAGCCCCTGATCGTTACCTGCTACCACGGCCACTCCAGCCAGAGCGCCGCAGCCTACTTGATCAATCAGGGCTTTTCCGACGTCTACAGCCTCGACGGCGGTTTTGAAATCTGGCGGCACACCTATCCGCAAGAAGTCGAGCAGGGCGAGCCGACATAA
- a CDS encoding symmetrical bis(5'-nucleosyl)-tetraphosphatase, with product MTTYAVGDLQGCLEPLQCLLQQVDFSPSRDCLWLAGDLVNRGPQSLEALRFVRDLGSSGVAVLGNHDLHLVATAYNIDRLKRSDTLRPVLDAPDRTDLIDWLRQQKLVHHDSERETTMVHAGIPPQWTVEKALRRAAEVEEVLRDDARLLPFLDGMYGNQPAKWDKKLHGVPRLRLITNYFTRMRFCKADGTLNLEAKEGADHAPTGYAPWFSHPNRKTRGCKIIFGHWAALEGHCEEPNVFALDTGCVWGNVMTLMNLDSGEMLRCDCDHKDPA from the coding sequence TTGACCACTTATGCCGTTGGCGATCTGCAAGGCTGCCTGGAACCCCTCCAATGCCTGCTGCAGCAGGTCGATTTTAGCCCGTCTCGCGACTGTCTATGGCTGGCTGGCGATCTGGTCAACCGTGGCCCGCAATCGCTGGAAGCATTGCGTTTTGTGCGCGACCTGGGCAGCTCCGGCGTAGCCGTGCTGGGCAATCATGATCTGCACCTGGTCGCGACGGCGTACAACATTGACCGGCTGAAGCGTTCCGATACGCTCAGGCCCGTTCTCGACGCCCCGGACCGTACCGACCTGATCGACTGGCTCCGCCAGCAGAAGCTGGTACACCATGACAGCGAACGGGAAACCACCATGGTTCACGCCGGCATCCCGCCGCAGTGGACGGTGGAAAAAGCCCTCAGGCGCGCCGCGGAAGTGGAGGAAGTGCTGCGCGACGATGCCCGCCTCCTGCCGTTTCTCGACGGCATGTACGGCAACCAGCCGGCCAAGTGGGACAAAAAGCTGCACGGCGTGCCACGGCTGCGCCTGATCACCAACTATTTCACCCGCATGCGTTTCTGCAAGGCGGACGGCACGCTGAATCTGGAAGCCAAGGAAGGGGCCGATCACGCACCTACCGGCTACGCGCCCTGGTTCAGCCATCCCAATCGCAAGACCCGTGGCTGCAAGATCATCTTCGGTCACTGGGCTGCGCTGGAAGGTCACTGCGAAGAGCCCAACGTATTCGCCTTGGACACCGGCTGCGTTTGGGGCAATGTCATGACCTTGATGAACCTCGACAGCGGCGAAATGCTTCGCTGCGATTGCGACCACAAGGACCCAGCATGA
- the apaG gene encoding Co2+/Mg2+ efflux protein ApaG, with translation MSEDLRYQIDVSVTPQYLPEQSQPEQNRYAFAYKVVIENNGQLPAQLLSRHWIITDGDGQVQEVRGAGVVGEQPLIAPGQKHVYTSGTLMSSSVGIMQGSYQMLAADGHTFDAIIAPFRLAVPGVLH, from the coding sequence ATGTCTGAAGATCTTCGTTACCAGATCGACGTCAGCGTCACGCCGCAGTACCTGCCCGAGCAATCGCAGCCGGAACAAAACCGCTACGCCTTTGCCTACAAGGTGGTGATCGAAAATAACGGCCAGCTGCCAGCCCAGCTGCTATCGCGCCACTGGATCATCACCGATGGCGACGGCCAGGTGCAGGAAGTGCGTGGCGCCGGCGTGGTCGGCGAGCAGCCGCTGATCGCCCCGGGTCAAAAGCATGTCTACACCAGCGGCACGCTGATGAGTTCAAGCGTCGGGATCATGCAGGGCAGCTACCAGATGCTCGCTGCAGATGGCCATACATTCGATGCAATCATTGCCCCCTTTCGCTTGGCTGTTCCCGGAGTATTGCATTGA
- the rsmA gene encoding 16S rRNA (adenine(1518)-N(6)/adenine(1519)-N(6))-dimethyltransferase RsmA, which translates to MSDYQHRARKRFGQNFLHDAGVIHRILRAIHARPGERLVEIGPGQGALTEGLLDSGAHLDVVELDLDLIPILQGQFAERDNFTLHQGDALKFDFSRLSEAPSSLRIVGNLPYNISTPLIFHLLDHAHLIRDMHFMLQKEVVERLAAQPGGGDWGRLSIMVQYHCRVEHLFNVGPGAFNPAPKVDSAIVRLVPHAELPHPARDHRQLEAVVRQAFNQRRKTLRNTLKGLLDADAIAAADVDGGLRPEQLDLAAFVRLSDQLPPLHNGTPSENHV; encoded by the coding sequence ATGTCCGACTACCAACACCGCGCACGTAAGCGCTTTGGCCAGAACTTTCTGCATGATGCCGGAGTGATTCACCGCATTCTGCGGGCGATACACGCCAGGCCTGGCGAGCGACTGGTCGAGATCGGCCCGGGCCAGGGTGCGTTGACCGAAGGCCTGCTGGACAGCGGCGCGCATCTGGATGTGGTGGAGCTGGATCTGGACCTGATCCCCATTCTTCAGGGCCAGTTCGCCGAGCGCGACAACTTCACCCTGCACCAGGGCGATGCACTCAAATTCGACTTTAGCCGGCTGAGCGAAGCGCCCAGCAGCCTGCGTATCGTCGGCAACCTGCCCTACAACATCTCCACGCCGCTGATCTTCCACCTGCTCGATCACGCCCACCTGATCCGCGACATGCACTTCATGCTGCAGAAGGAGGTGGTCGAACGCCTAGCCGCGCAACCCGGCGGCGGCGACTGGGGCCGGTTGTCGATCATGGTGCAGTACCATTGCCGCGTGGAGCATCTGTTCAATGTCGGGCCGGGCGCCTTCAACCCCGCCCCCAAGGTCGATTCGGCCATCGTCCGGCTGGTGCCACACGCAGAGTTGCCGCACCCCGCACGTGATCATCGCCAACTCGAAGCCGTCGTTCGCCAGGCCTTCAACCAGCGTCGCAAGACCCTGCGCAATACGCTCAAGGGCCTGCTCGATGCAGATGCCATCGCCGCGGCAGATGTTGACGGCGGCCTGCGCCCCGAGCAGCTGGACCTGGCCGCATTCGTCCGCCTGTCCGACCAGTTACCGCCCTTGCATAACGGCACACCGAGCGAAAACCATGTCTGA
- the pdxA gene encoding 4-hydroxythreonine-4-phosphate dehydrogenase PdxA, which yields MSLPFVVTSGEPAGIGPDLCLLMAREAQPHTLIAIASLELLKSRAELLGLDIQLLPVQPDAWPQTPAPAGSLYVWDTALKAPAEAGRLDPDNGPYVLETLTRAGQGCLNGTFAGMITAPVHKGVINEAGIPFSGHTEFLAELTHTEQVVMMLATHGLRVALVTTHLPLKDVASAITAERLERVTRILHADLVGKFGIARPRILVCGLNPHAGEGGHLGREEIEIIEPALARLRDEGIELIGPLPADTLFTPKNLEHCDAVLAMYHDQGLPVLKYKGFGAAVNVTLGLPIVRTSVDHGTALDLAGSGRIDTGSLQVALETAYQMSGA from the coding sequence ATGTCCCTTCCCTTCGTTGTTACATCCGGCGAACCGGCTGGCATCGGCCCCGATCTTTGCCTGCTAATGGCTCGCGAGGCCCAACCTCACACGCTAATCGCCATCGCCAGCCTTGAGCTGCTCAAATCGCGCGCAGAACTGCTCGGGCTGGATATCCAGCTGTTACCGGTTCAGCCGGACGCTTGGCCGCAAACACCGGCCCCGGCAGGCAGCCTTTACGTCTGGGACACAGCATTGAAAGCGCCGGCCGAGGCCGGCCGGCTTGATCCCGACAATGGACCATACGTGCTGGAGACCCTGACCCGCGCCGGTCAGGGCTGCCTGAACGGTACCTTCGCCGGGATGATCACCGCGCCGGTGCACAAGGGCGTAATCAACGAGGCCGGCATCCCCTTCTCCGGCCACACCGAATTTCTCGCCGAGCTGACTCACACCGAGCAAGTGGTGATGATGCTCGCGACCCATGGCCTTCGCGTAGCGCTGGTCACCACCCACCTACCGCTCAAGGATGTCGCCTCGGCTATTACGGCAGAGCGGCTGGAGCGGGTCACGCGCATCCTTCACGCCGACCTGGTTGGCAAGTTCGGCATCGCCCGACCGCGCATTCTGGTCTGCGGCCTCAACCCTCACGCGGGCGAAGGCGGCCACCTTGGGCGTGAAGAAATCGAGATCATCGAGCCCGCACTGGCCCGCCTTCGCGACGAAGGCATCGAGCTGATCGGCCCGCTCCCAGCCGACACACTGTTCACACCGAAGAACCTCGAGCACTGCGACGCAGTGCTGGCCATGTATCACGACCAGGGCCTGCCGGTGCTCAAGTACAAGGGCTTTGGCGCGGCGGTCAACGTCACCCTGGGACTGCCCATCGTGCGCACCTCGGTTGACCATGGCACTGCGCTGGATCTGGCCGGCTCCGGACGGATCGATACCGGCAGCCTGCAGGTCGCACTTGAAACGGCTTATCAGATGAGCGGCGCATAA
- a CDS encoding peptidylprolyl isomerase, whose protein sequence is MKIKLSDTLRPLTLGALLLGSALIATSVSAQVRPLDRIVAIVDNDVVMQSQLDQRLREVQQTIEKRGAEMPPLDVMQQQVLERLITENLQLQIGERSGIRIADEELNQALATIAQRNNMTLEQFRDALERDGLSLETAREQIRREMVINRVRQRRIAERIQISNQEVENFLASDLGKLQLAEEYRLANILIPIPESSDSAAIQAAEKVAADTYQQLQQGTDFARLAVSRSASENALEGGDMGWRKAAQLPPPFDTQVRELSVGEVTQPVRTPPGFIILKLLDKRGGDTQVRDEVHVRHILIKPSQIRSEAESRRLIERLRSRIEAGEDFAELARNFSEDPGSALNGGDLNWIDPNSLVPEFREVMANSATGQLSEPFQSQFGWHILEVLGRRATDASAEFREQQAMNLLRNRKYDEELQAWLRQIRDEAYVEVKL, encoded by the coding sequence GTGAAAATCAAGCTTTCTGACACCCTGCGCCCACTGACGCTGGGCGCCTTGCTGCTGGGCAGCGCGCTCATTGCCACTTCCGTCTCGGCCCAGGTGCGTCCGCTGGACCGCATCGTTGCCATCGTCGATAACGACGTAGTCATGCAGAGCCAGCTGGATCAGCGCCTGCGCGAAGTGCAGCAGACCATCGAAAAGCGCGGCGCAGAAATGCCACCGCTCGACGTCATGCAGCAACAGGTACTGGAGCGCCTGATCACCGAGAACCTGCAATTGCAGATCGGCGAACGCTCGGGCATCCGCATTGCCGACGAAGAGCTCAACCAGGCCCTGGCCACTATTGCCCAACGCAACAACATGACGCTGGAGCAGTTCCGCGACGCGCTGGAGCGTGACGGCCTGAGCCTGGAAACCGCTCGCGAGCAGATTCGCCGCGAAATGGTCATCAACCGTGTGCGCCAACGGCGCATTGCCGAGCGCATTCAGATATCCAATCAGGAAGTGGAGAATTTCCTCGCCTCGGATCTGGGCAAGCTGCAGCTTGCCGAGGAATACCGCCTGGCCAATATCCTGATTCCGATACCCGAATCCTCCGACTCAGCTGCCATTCAGGCTGCCGAGAAAGTTGCAGCGGATACCTACCAACAGTTGCAACAAGGGACGGATTTCGCGCGCTTGGCGGTCTCGCGCTCGGCCAGCGAAAACGCACTGGAAGGCGGCGACATGGGCTGGCGCAAGGCGGCGCAGCTACCGCCGCCGTTCGATACACAGGTGCGTGAGCTCTCGGTAGGTGAAGTCACTCAGCCGGTACGCACGCCTCCAGGCTTTATCATCCTCAAGCTTTTGGATAAGCGTGGTGGCGATACCCAGGTGCGTGACGAAGTGCATGTTCGTCATATCCTGATCAAGCCAAGCCAGATTCGCAGCGAAGCTGAAAGCCGTCGCCTCATCGAGCGTCTGCGTAGCCGCATTGAGGCGGGCGAGGACTTCGCCGAGCTGGCACGCAACTTCTCCGAAGACCCAGGCTCCGCCCTCAACGGTGGCGACCTGAACTGGATCGACCCCAACTCGCTGGTGCCGGAGTTCCGCGAAGTCATGGCCAACAGCGCCACCGGCCAGCTGTCCGAACCCTTCCAGTCCCAGTTTGGCTGGCACATCCTGGAAGTACTCGGACGCCGCGCCACGGACGCCAGCGCAGAGTTTCGTGAACAACAGGCCATGAACCTGCTGCGCAATCGCAAATACGACGAAGAGCTGCAAGCCTGGCTACGTCAGATTCGCGACGAAGCCTACGTAGAAGTGAAGCTGTAA